One window from the genome of Metabacillus flavus encodes:
- a CDS encoding alpha/beta-type small acid-soluble spore protein codes for MANNTSSNQLVVPGAQQAIDQMKYEIATEFGVNLGAETTARANGSVGGEITKRLVQMAQQSFGGAR; via the coding sequence ATGGCAAACAACACTAGCTCAAACCAACTAGTAGTACCAGGTGCACAACAAGCTATCGATCAAATGAAATATGAGATCGCTACTGAGTTTGGAGTAAACCTTGGAGCAGAAACTACTGCTCGCGCTAACGGTTCTGTAGGCGGAGAAATCACAAAACGCCTAGTACAAATGGCTCAACAGTCTTTCGGCGGAGCTCGTTAA
- a CDS encoding NAD(P)-dependent oxidoreductase, whose amino-acid sequence MNIALFGSTGRVGRELTSLLTEAGQPFQALVRSPEKLPPKSKVRIIKGNVRNAEDVHSTIEGCSTIISCLNTDGDDTLTAGMRNILTVANEFKIKRIITVGTAGILQARSEPSLYRFQSNESKRRSTRAAEEHARVYEMLLKSDLDWTIACPTYLPDGKLTKSYRCEAGFLPEDGTSISVQDTAHFVYTEWQKHHYPCTRVGLAY is encoded by the coding sequence ATGAACATCGCGCTTTTTGGCAGCACAGGCAGAGTAGGCCGTGAGCTTACCTCCTTATTAACTGAAGCTGGACAACCTTTTCAAGCACTGGTCAGATCACCTGAAAAGCTTCCTCCAAAATCCAAGGTGAGAATCATCAAAGGAAACGTCAGGAATGCGGAGGATGTACATAGCACAATTGAAGGCTGCAGCACAATCATCAGCTGTTTGAATACCGATGGTGACGACACTCTAACAGCTGGCATGAGGAACATTTTGACTGTTGCAAACGAGTTCAAAATAAAGCGGATCATTACCGTGGGCACGGCAGGAATTCTGCAGGCAAGATCCGAACCCTCGCTTTACCGTTTTCAATCAAACGAATCCAAGCGGCGCTCTACAAGAGCTGCAGAGGAACATGCAAGGGTGTATGAAATGCTCCTGAAATCTGATTTAGACTGGACGATTGCCTGCCCAACTTATTTACCTGATGGAAAACTAACAAAGTCGTATCGGTGCGAAGCCGGCTTCCTTCCCGAAGATGGCACCTCTATCTCTGTTCAAGATACGGCTCACTTTGTATATACAGAGTGGCAGAAACATCATTACCCCTGCACACGGGTCGGGTTAGCGTACTAA